One genomic window of Candidatus Thermokryptus mobilis includes the following:
- a CDS encoding formimidoylglutamase gives MSSFEGDEIFELFEPPDEALFYSRGDQDDPRMGDIVLRKIKEFEDVDVVIIGVPQDEGVKRNKGRPGTKEAPNEVRKYFYRLTPFNFNFQKQLTELKIFDLGNLKVDGTLEQIHERLEQVVYEFVRKGILPIVIGGGHDIAFPDYLGFAKNFDERIVINIDTHLDLRDATQRNSGTSFRQILECDFKPKKLIELGIQNYANSIQHFNYAVENGVVIFTLDEIRKAGIYSFLEMLRGEVKGFPVHISFDVDSVRNSDAPGVSATYPDGLSADEVFKIALYFGLNFNVKVLDIAELNPVFDVDGRSARLVAFFILNFLTGVLNSEK, from the coding sequence ATGTCAAGTTTTGAGGGAGATGAAATTTTTGAACTTTTTGAACCGCCAGACGAAGCCCTTTTTTATTCCCGTGGTGATCAAGATGACCCAAGGATGGGGGATATAGTCTTAAGAAAGATAAAGGAATTTGAAGATGTTGATGTGGTGATAATCGGAGTTCCACAGGATGAGGGTGTTAAAAGAAATAAAGGAAGACCAGGGACGAAAGAAGCCCCAAATGAGGTCAGAAAGTATTTTTATCGTTTAACACCTTTTAATTTTAACTTTCAAAAACAATTAACCGAGTTGAAAATTTTTGATCTCGGAAATTTAAAGGTTGATGGGACGCTTGAACAAATACACGAGCGACTTGAACAAGTCGTTTATGAGTTTGTTCGGAAGGGAATTTTACCGATAGTGATAGGCGGTGGTCATGATATTGCTTTCCCAGATTATCTTGGCTTTGCAAAAAATTTTGATGAAAGGATTGTCATTAATATTGATACTCACCTTGACCTCAGAGATGCGACACAAAGAAATAGCGGAACATCATTTAGGCAGATCCTTGAATGTGATTTTAAGCCGAAGAAATTGATTGAGCTTGGGATACAAAACTATGCAAATTCAATTCAGCATTTTAATTACGCTGTTGAAAATGGCGTCGTCATTTTTACACTTGATGAAATCAGAAAAGCAGGGATTTATTCGTTTTTGGAAATGTTAAGGGGTGAGGTTAAAGGTTTTCCCGTTCATATAAGTTTTGATGTTGATTCGGTCAGGAACTCCGACGCCCCGGGTGTAAGCGCAACTTATCCCGATGGTTTAAGCGCTGATGAAGTTTTTAAAATTGCTCTTTACTTTGGATTAAACTTTAATGTTAAAGTGCTTGATATAGCGGAGTTAAACCCGGTGTTTGATGTTGATGGGAGAAGTGCCCGCCTTGTGGCTTTTTTCATATTAAACTTTTTAACAGGGGTATTAAACTCGGAGAAGTGA
- the sixA gene encoding phosphohistidine phosphatase SixA translates to MRLLLYLMRHADAEAKKPGMSDFERELTEIGKKMTQRVALGLKRMSIEFELLGASPFVRAVQTAEIIREVFGIEKEVLKINELIPGSDFKLLLDVIASFHVGSLFLVGHEPYLGDFLSWVLGLQRRVEFKKNSVACVEISSFVQSGANLRWFIHPEQILSLIEGGTKLV, encoded by the coding sequence GTGAGATTGCTTTTATATTTGATGCGTCATGCTGACGCCGAAGCTAAAAAGCCGGGGATGAGCGATTTTGAGAGGGAATTGACGGAAATTGGGAAGAAAATGACGCAAAGGGTCGCATTGGGTTTGAAACGGATGAGCATTGAATTTGAACTTCTCGGGGCGAGCCCGTTTGTTAGAGCAGTCCAGACAGCGGAAATAATACGGGAGGTTTTTGGAATTGAAAAGGAGGTTTTAAAAATAAATGAACTCATCCCTGGCTCTGATTTTAAACTTTTGCTTGATGTTATAGCTTCATTCCATGTGGGAAGTTTATTTTTAGTTGGCCATGAGCCATATCTTGGGGATTTCCTTTCGTGGGTTTTGGGGCTTCAAAGGAGAGTTGAGTTTAAAAAGAATAGCGTTGCTTGTGTTGAAATTTCTTCATTTGTTCAGTCGGGAGCAAATTTGCGTTGGTTTATTCATCCTGAACAAATTTTAAGTTTAATTGAGGGTGGAACAAAATTGGTTTAA
- a CDS encoding S9 family peptidase, whose amino-acid sequence MRKLVQILSLFVIFSLSLFSQTYTIEQYLNIKSAGAPTVSPDGKFIAYLTDITGTNQVWKVGISAGCPEQLTFFDERVQFVSWNPKDKYWILFGKDLGGNERTQLFLLKSDGSEIKRLTFKDDVIYNFGTWSDDGTMFAFTSNERNRAFFDVYVMNIKTGKVDLIWQNDGNNYVVAWSPDNRYILVSQNRSSFDNDLYLVEYPSGKAVNITPHTQPARYMNPRFSVDGRKIYLLSDEGKEFVGLAYIDVKDGKLNYIYSTNWDITTFELSKDGRRIVFVLNVDGYSEVYSLDITTGKVVKLGFPSGGIVGGLRFTNDGRKLIFTYQSPVKNQDIYYYDFVTREVKQITYSSTAGIPISSFVEPKLVRFKSFDGLEIPGYLYLPKNAKKDSSLPVIVSIHGGPEAQELPRFSALYQFFINNGYAIYAPNIRGSTGYGKTYASLDNTTKRKDAIRDVAMIPEFLKTTGYIDPKKIVVYGGSYGGYMTLAAVTFYPDLWAAGVDLVGISNFLTFLKNTGAWRQKHRMAEYGDPEKDAEFLKEISPFYHVDRIKAPLMIIQGANDPRVPKSESDQIVESIKSRGGVVEYLVFDDEGHGLAKLKNRIKAYKAVVEFLDKYVKDKKMGL is encoded by the coding sequence ATGCGCAAGTTAGTTCAAATTTTATCCCTCTTTGTCATATTTTCACTTTCCTTGTTTTCTCAAACCTATACGATTGAACAATATCTTAACATTAAAAGTGCGGGTGCTCCGACAGTTTCACCAGATGGGAAGTTCATCGCATATCTTACCGATATAACGGGGACAAATCAAGTTTGGAAAGTTGGAATCTCAGCTGGTTGCCCAGAGCAATTGACATTTTTTGATGAACGGGTTCAGTTTGTCTCTTGGAATCCGAAGGATAAGTACTGGATTCTATTTGGGAAGGATTTGGGCGGGAACGAAAGGACACAACTTTTTCTTTTAAAGTCAGATGGAAGTGAGATAAAGCGATTAACATTTAAAGACGATGTCATTTATAACTTTGGCACTTGGTCAGACGATGGGACTATGTTTGCTTTCACATCAAATGAAAGAAATAGAGCATTTTTTGATGTTTATGTGATGAACATAAAGACGGGCAAGGTTGATCTGATTTGGCAAAACGACGGCAATAACTATGTCGTCGCATGGTCTCCGGATAATAGATATATACTTGTCTCACAAAACAGAAGCAGTTTTGACAATGACCTTTATTTAGTTGAGTATCCGTCGGGTAAAGCTGTTAACATAACACCTCACACGCAACCAGCAAGGTATATGAACCCGAGATTTTCAGTAGATGGTCGTAAAATTTACCTTCTTTCAGATGAAGGGAAAGAATTCGTTGGGCTTGCTTACATTGATGTTAAAGATGGAAAATTAAATTACATCTACAGCACAAATTGGGACATTACGACATTTGAACTTTCAAAAGATGGAAGAAGAATTGTTTTTGTTTTAAATGTTGATGGCTACAGCGAGGTTTACTCATTGGACATAACGACTGGTAAAGTTGTAAAACTTGGTTTTCCATCTGGTGGTATAGTTGGGGGATTGAGATTTACGAACGATGGGCGAAAGTTAATTTTCACATATCAAAGTCCTGTTAAAAATCAGGATATTTACTATTACGATTTCGTGACCAGAGAGGTAAAGCAAATCACTTATAGCTCTACCGCTGGGATTCCGATTTCCTCTTTCGTTGAACCGAAGCTTGTTCGCTTTAAATCCTTTGATGGTCTTGAGATCCCGGGATATCTTTATCTTCCGAAAAATGCAAAGAAAGATAGTTCTTTGCCAGTTATTGTTTCAATTCATGGTGGTCCTGAGGCACAGGAGCTCCCGAGGTTTTCAGCTCTTTATCAATTTTTCATAAACAATGGTTATGCCATTTATGCTCCTAACATTCGTGGTAGCACGGGCTATGGGAAGACATATGCTTCACTTGACAACACGACGAAAAGGAAAGATGCTATAAGGGATGTCGCAATGATACCCGAGTTTTTGAAGACGACAGGTTACATTGACCCCAAGAAGATTGTCGTCTATGGTGGAAGTTATGGTGGGTATATGACGCTTGCAGCAGTTACATTTTATCCAGATTTATGGGCAGCTGGGGTTGATCTCGTTGGGATATCAAATTTCTTGACATTTCTTAAAAACACCGGGGCTTGGAGACAAAAGCACAGGATGGCTGAGTATGGTGACCCTGAAAAAGACGCTGAATTTTTGAAGGAGATATCACCATTTTATCATGTTGATAGGATAAAAGCACCGCTTATGATAATTCAAGGGGCTAATGACCCGCGCGTCCCTAAATCGGAGTCGGATCAAATTGTTGAATCAATAAAGTCGCGTGGCGGAGTTGTTGAATATCTTGTCTTTGATGATGAGGGTCACGGACTTGCAAAGTTGAAGAACAGAATTAAAGCATATAAAGCGGTCGTTGAATTTCTTGATAAATATGTGAAAGATAAAAAAATGGGTTTGTGA
- a CDS encoding PorV/PorQ family protein: MRKIYLIVVLSLISCGLALSQSKAGTSAAPELTIPVGARYTAMAGASGVLAEGVEAITWNPSGVDWLVGNGQAMFSYRRYIADIGINYLAVVGKFGFGSVGLSLRTFNIGDIPVTTEFQPDGTGEIISPNFFVVGLTYSKKLSDRVSVGANFNLVSESFGRVSALGVAFDAGVQYRNMLNIPGLSLGVVIKNIGPTMKYGGSGLWVQADVPGSERGLTFYKVEAASFQMPTSFEIGLGYNFAIGEANNLGFTGTYQANNFYTLDAYKFGFEYTFRNVLALRAGYNYNKSGELESIWHNYTLGVGVNTESLIGLKVSFDYAYVPVTYFSANHLFNFKVGF; the protein is encoded by the coding sequence ATGAGGAAAATTTATTTAATCGTAGTTTTAAGCTTGATCTCCTGTGGTTTGGCGTTATCACAGTCCAAGGCGGGGACTTCTGCAGCGCCGGAGCTTACAATTCCAGTGGGGGCGAGGTATACAGCAATGGCTGGAGCATCTGGGGTGCTCGCTGAAGGAGTTGAAGCAATAACCTGGAACCCAAGCGGTGTTGATTGGCTTGTAGGAAATGGTCAAGCGATGTTCTCCTACAGGCGTTATATAGCCGATATCGGGATTAATTATCTCGCTGTCGTTGGTAAGTTTGGATTTGGCTCCGTCGGTTTATCTTTGAGAACATTTAACATTGGAGATATACCTGTGACGACTGAGTTTCAACCTGATGGGACGGGTGAGATAATTAGCCCGAACTTCTTCGTTGTTGGTTTAACATATTCAAAAAAATTATCCGATAGGGTTTCGGTTGGTGCAAACTTTAATCTTGTCAGTGAAAGTTTCGGAAGAGTGAGCGCTCTTGGTGTTGCATTTGACGCTGGTGTTCAATACAGAAATATGCTTAACATTCCGGGGCTTTCGCTTGGCGTTGTCATTAAGAACATAGGTCCGACGATGAAATATGGTGGTTCCGGGCTTTGGGTTCAAGCAGATGTTCCGGGCTCTGAGAGGGGATTGACATTTTATAAGGTTGAAGCAGCATCTTTCCAAATGCCGACATCGTTTGAAATAGGTCTTGGTTATAATTTTGCAATTGGTGAAGCAAACAATCTCGGATTCACGGGAACATATCAGGCAAACAATTTTTATACGCTTGATGCCTATAAGTTTGGATTTGAATATACTTTCAGAAATGTTTTAGCTCTTCGTGCTGGATATAATTATAACAAGTCAGGAGAGCTTGAATCAATATGGCATAATTATACCCTTGGCGTTGGTGTGAACACGGAGAGTTTGATAGGGCTTAAGGTATCTTTTGATTATGCTTATGTTCCGGTGACATACTTTAGCGCAAACCATTTGTTTAATTTTAAGGTTGGATTTTAA
- a CDS encoding T9SS type A sorting domain-containing protein yields MRKILISLVLLFVVFNLAIGREDPLKKRSEEFFFKSTAAGVTQTIMNVNNITSWISVISSPGGLGWPPLIRNSWNGTFPRGSGVGMIYREGLMIGGLVNDGSLPVLRAQGVFYRTSMIPGKITAQGQAEDPADPNVRRVWRVRPDYKTADLRADAAEYFQKPLKDVTDADVAAVRQQYENDWMDWPASKGAPWYTTTGPDAYQVKYGPGFDPNNPNHVPGIPGAHQTVWTVANDLNSDIGLQVFGSPSIGLELQVTEWAYSVSNPLNNIIFQQFRLIYKGTATSNPDSRIDSMYIVKWSDPDLGNYSDDLAGCDSVLGLGFVYNANTVDADYQALGYPAPAVGFDFLQGPAYYTGNPNDSAVIGLKWRKGYKYWNENALSAFVFFAAGTGISDPTNQYEWYNLMRAGLPRPAYPDYRPFWTAFRDGYPTKYAVAGDPVTGTGWIDGREIPPGDRRIVLVTGPFSMSLGDTAEIVVALIGAMGADNLSSVQVLKYYDSYAQFAYDNLFVLPSPPPSPNVKVAQLDRQVVLNWGWDESSVNRIESFNSAGFLFEGYNVYQLPSPTASLSEAVKIATYDLVNDVTVILDRTIDPKTGVLLLVPVQTGSNSGIKRFIDLKTDYIRQRPLVNGQTYYYAVTAYAYNPDPTSPFRALESTPVVLAVTPQSPPPGTRYFGTVGDTLAVTHKGKSDGEVVAIVIDPSITTGHTYQVRFDNEGNWFIVDVNENKIKASGSNQSGDDAYPVVDGIFVKVMGPPLSGKEWLVTEGAANRWFTAAPSAHGELLFGGAYLGPNFTGSSVAPGDFKSVEIRFTKKTSYDDANGNGEYDFGEKYYFDETKGQKAFMYQTWSNGTYLGFFDVPFQVYDIEDPNSRRQLNVVVRDRNANRQWDLSDPAENITPYEYIWILDDDYDPSGTRWDPSTGTGFMTNGSNHSAYPVLWALWLGQRGTREPYGADVTIQLIPNRVNTPADTFQFVTQKPTVGDIQLAKEDVEKINAFPNPYYGFNLMETDRLVKYITFNHLPKKATIRIFNLAGVLVKTIYKDDDTQFARWDLRNENNLPVASGIYIAHIDMPDIGKTKIVKLMIVQEEEFLPVY; encoded by the coding sequence ATGAGGAAAATTTTAATTTCTTTGGTTTTGTTATTCGTTGTCTTCAACCTTGCAATAGGTAGAGAGGATCCGTTGAAGAAAAGAAGCGAGGAATTTTTCTTCAAGTCAACGGCAGCTGGGGTTACGCAGACAATTATGAATGTGAACAATATAACCAGCTGGATTTCAGTTATATCATCCCCCGGTGGTCTTGGATGGCCACCTCTTATCAGGAACTCATGGAATGGAACTTTTCCAAGGGGCAGTGGGGTTGGAATGATTTACAGAGAAGGACTTATGATAGGAGGGCTTGTTAATGATGGGTCTTTGCCCGTTTTAAGAGCACAAGGGGTTTTCTATAGGACAAGTATGATACCTGGGAAAATCACTGCTCAAGGTCAAGCTGAGGACCCGGCTGATCCAAATGTTAGACGTGTTTGGAGAGTTCGCCCTGATTATAAAACCGCTGATTTAAGAGCTGACGCAGCTGAGTATTTCCAGAAACCCCTGAAAGATGTCACAGATGCTGATGTTGCTGCAGTTCGTCAACAGTATGAAAACGATTGGATGGACTGGCCTGCTTCAAAGGGTGCACCTTGGTATACCACCACTGGACCGGATGCTTATCAGGTGAAATACGGACCTGGATTTGATCCTAATAATCCAAATCATGTCCCAGGAATCCCGGGGGCGCATCAGACGGTTTGGACGGTTGCAAATGATTTGAATTCAGATATTGGGCTTCAGGTCTTTGGCTCGCCTTCAATAGGACTTGAGCTTCAAGTTACAGAGTGGGCTTATTCTGTTTCAAATCCTTTGAATAACATAATTTTCCAGCAATTTAGGTTAATTTACAAGGGGACAGCAACCTCAAACCCGGATTCAAGAATTGATAGTATGTATATTGTGAAGTGGTCAGACCCTGACCTTGGAAATTATTCAGATGACCTTGCTGGTTGTGATTCTGTTCTTGGACTTGGTTTTGTTTACAATGCGAATACCGTTGACGCTGATTATCAAGCGCTGGGATATCCCGCACCAGCTGTTGGCTTTGACTTTTTGCAAGGACCAGCTTATTATACAGGGAATCCAAATGATTCAGCGGTGATCGGTTTAAAGTGGAGGAAGGGATATAAGTATTGGAATGAAAATGCTTTGTCGGCTTTTGTTTTCTTCGCTGCTGGGACTGGGATAAGCGACCCGACGAATCAATATGAATGGTATAACCTTATGCGTGCTGGTTTGCCAAGACCGGCTTATCCAGATTATAGACCTTTCTGGACAGCTTTCCGTGATGGATATCCGACAAAGTATGCCGTTGCTGGTGACCCCGTAACAGGAACAGGTTGGATTGACGGAAGGGAAATACCCCCAGGTGATAGAAGAATTGTTCTTGTAACTGGACCATTTAGTATGTCCCTTGGTGATACCGCTGAAATCGTCGTCGCATTAATAGGCGCTATGGGTGCGGATAATCTCTCAAGCGTTCAGGTCTTGAAGTATTATGACTCTTATGCTCAATTTGCGTATGATAATCTCTTCGTTTTACCATCACCACCACCATCACCAAATGTTAAGGTAGCTCAACTTGATCGTCAAGTTGTTTTGAATTGGGGATGGGATGAAAGTAGTGTTAATAGAATTGAAAGCTTCAATTCAGCTGGTTTCTTGTTTGAGGGTTATAATGTTTATCAATTGCCCTCGCCAACAGCAAGCTTGAGCGAAGCGGTAAAAATAGCTACATATGACCTTGTAAATGATGTAACTGTAATACTTGATAGAACGATTGACCCGAAGACGGGTGTGCTTTTGCTTGTCCCAGTTCAAACTGGTTCAAATTCTGGGATAAAACGTTTCATTGATTTAAAAACAGATTATATCCGTCAAAGACCGCTTGTAAATGGTCAGACATATTACTATGCTGTAACGGCTTACGCTTACAATCCTGATCCAACCTCGCCGTTTAGAGCTCTTGAAAGCACCCCGGTTGTTCTTGCTGTGACTCCGCAATCGCCACCACCCGGAACAAGATATTTCGGAACTGTTGGAGATACACTTGCCGTAACTCATAAGGGTAAAAGTGATGGAGAAGTTGTTGCAATAGTTATTGATCCGTCAATTACAACAGGACATACTTATCAAGTCAGATTTGATAATGAGGGGAATTGGTTCATCGTTGATGTAAATGAAAATAAGATAAAGGCAAGTGGTTCAAATCAATCAGGTGATGATGCTTATCCGGTTGTGGATGGTATCTTCGTTAAAGTGATGGGTCCGCCACTTTCTGGTAAAGAGTGGCTTGTCACTGAAGGAGCTGCTAATAGATGGTTTACAGCTGCTCCAAGCGCTCATGGTGAACTGCTCTTCGGTGGTGCCTATCTCGGACCAAACTTCACAGGTAGTAGCGTTGCCCCTGGTGACTTTAAATCGGTTGAGATAAGGTTCACGAAGAAGACAAGTTATGATGACGCTAATGGCAATGGAGAATATGACTTTGGTGAAAAATATTACTTTGATGAGACAAAAGGACAAAAAGCATTTATGTATCAAACTTGGAGCAACGGCACCTATTTAGGTTTCTTTGATGTTCCTTTCCAAGTTTATGATATAGAGGATCCAAATTCACGGAGACAGCTCAATGTTGTTGTTCGCGATCGCAATGCTAATAGGCAGTGGGACCTTTCCGATCCTGCTGAAAATATTACACCGTATGAGTATATATGGATTTTGGATGATGATTATGATCCAAGTGGAACGAGGTGGGACCCATCTACAGGGACCGGATTTATGACAAATGGTTCAAATCATTCAGCTTATCCTGTCCTTTGGGCATTATGGCTTGGTCAGAGGGGGACGAGAGAGCCGTATGGTGCGGATGTTACGATTCAGCTTATACCGAATCGTGTTAATACACCTGCTGATACATTCCAGTTTGTGACGCAAAAACCAACAGTTGGCGATATTCAATTAGCCAAAGAAGATGTTGAAAAGATAAATGCTTTCCCGAACCCGTATTATGGATTTAACCTTATGGAGACGGATCGGCTTGTAAAGTATATCACCTTCAATCATTTGCCTAAGAAGGCAACGATAAGGATATTCAATCTTGCTGGAGTTCTTGTCAAGACAATTTATAAGGACGATGATACGCAGTTTGCGCGTTGGGATTTGAGGAACGAGAACAACTTGCCTGTTGCCAGTGGTATTTACATAGCTCACATTGATATGCCTGATATAGGGAAGACGAAGATTGTGAAGTTGATGATAGTTCAGGAAGAGGAGTTCTTACCGGTTTATTAA
- a CDS encoding TonB-dependent receptor, with protein sequence MRNKFKIFVLLVLISQFAFAQYGKISGRVIDRETKEPLIGASVVIQGTTLGAATDVNGNYVILNVPAGVYTVVASYVGYQSVTVSGVQVVAGLTRELNFELPSTAIELKAVEVVAERPLIEKSATNAIRVITSSDVEKLPVRDINTYFALQAGVSAQYGRLYIRGSRSDEVGYMIEGANVTNILGASTGARGGAFASRDRYRALGGGLITVIPEALEELSVQAGGYNAEFGNANAGIVQQVFKTGRSKFSGTVQFETDNFGNYPGKKFLGTYSYGYSDLVVTLGGPLLTEKVKFFLAGENYFIRDYIPHFFKGYNFGYLKDNGRRGGTKGDSAYVAWDDANIPGRMRNRYTGNGTLTFDFKPLQIRVAGAYTWSRERANNSLRNIFNLARLPVTDLTEFFLDVKASYFISAKTFIEASVSFLDYRNTSYEPAFKDNVLAYDDSLQVARAYGYTYSSRYVGPRPYDFYGFLFYRPGTLFAGYSKFQQGYYGGNIALTSQTGRHELKVGASYQRWTVRHYGIGTGGLFRALHSRPDSARSETALYRLLGGYVNNYGFDRFGRKIDSDIRDETGQLKEAGPRHPYFFSVYIQDKIEFSDIIINAGLRYDYLYLDAWRLKDPSAPSADLVSRRLLDLEKGKPRAYLQPRIGFSFPVTDRTVFHLQYGIFVQPPALTSLYAGLSYYPGSVYLPSIELIPDPLAFDPDPVKTTQYEIGFSQQFTDFAAFDITGFYKDVRGQLQVSTVPITSGPYAGTKYAIYANGDFENVYGLEFTLRLRRVARVQAQVNYTLQDARGTNSFANGAWAAVGITRITPTLTVPLTYNQTHRGSINIDYRFGKGEGGPLLERFGVNLLITFNSGHPFTLATGGIAQQDADDGGILNDGDPRNRKPLEPINSSRTPWVWNVDLRVDKTISIGPVNMNFYVYVQNLFNTKNVINVYYRTGNAYDDGFLTNPELSGTFIEQFGQKYIELYKAINLENRQHQWRFNGILQDLFGPPRQLRAGVKIEL encoded by the coding sequence ATGAGAAACAAATTTAAAATTTTCGTTTTATTAGTTTTGATATCTCAATTTGCATTTGCTCAATACGGTAAAATTTCTGGGAGAGTAATTGATAGGGAAACGAAAGAGCCTCTTATTGGAGCATCTGTTGTAATTCAGGGGACGACGCTTGGTGCAGCAACCGATGTTAACGGTAATTATGTCATTTTAAATGTTCCAGCTGGTGTTTACACTGTTGTTGCATCTTATGTTGGTTATCAAAGTGTGACTGTTTCAGGTGTTCAGGTTGTCGCTGGGTTGACGAGGGAATTGAACTTTGAGTTGCCGTCAACTGCAATTGAATTAAAAGCTGTTGAAGTTGTTGCGGAAAGACCTTTGATAGAGAAATCAGCTACAAATGCCATCCGCGTTATAACTTCTTCTGATGTTGAGAAACTCCCTGTGAGAGATATTAACACTTACTTTGCTCTTCAGGCTGGAGTTAGTGCCCAATATGGGAGATTGTATATAAGGGGTAGCAGGTCTGATGAGGTTGGATATATGATTGAGGGTGCAAATGTTACTAATATACTTGGTGCATCAACTGGGGCAAGAGGTGGAGCATTTGCTTCAAGAGATAGATACAGGGCGCTTGGGGGCGGACTTATAACGGTAATCCCTGAGGCGCTTGAGGAACTTTCAGTTCAAGCGGGTGGATATAATGCTGAATTTGGGAACGCAAACGCTGGAATTGTCCAGCAAGTTTTTAAAACTGGAAGGTCAAAGTTCTCGGGCACGGTTCAATTTGAAACGGATAACTTCGGTAATTACCCCGGCAAGAAGTTTCTTGGGACATATTCATACGGTTATTCTGACCTTGTTGTGACATTGGGAGGTCCTCTTTTAACAGAGAAAGTTAAGTTTTTCTTAGCAGGTGAAAATTACTTCATCAGGGATTATATTCCTCATTTCTTCAAAGGATATAACTTTGGATATTTGAAGGACAATGGGAGGAGAGGAGGGACAAAAGGTGATTCTGCTTATGTCGCTTGGGATGACGCTAATATCCCAGGGAGGATGAGAAATAGATACACTGGGAATGGGACATTGACATTTGATTTTAAGCCGTTGCAGATCAGGGTTGCTGGGGCTTATACCTGGTCTCGTGAGAGGGCAAACAACTCGCTTAGAAACATATTTAATCTCGCAAGGTTGCCCGTTACCGATTTGACAGAATTTTTCCTTGATGTAAAGGCAAGCTACTTCATATCTGCGAAGACATTCATTGAGGCGTCGGTTAGTTTCCTTGACTATAGGAACACATCCTATGAACCGGCTTTTAAGGACAATGTTCTTGCGTATGATGATAGTTTGCAAGTGGCAAGAGCTTATGGCTATACATATTCCAGCAGATATGTTGGGCCAAGACCTTATGATTTTTATGGGTTTTTGTTCTATAGACCAGGAACCTTGTTTGCGGGATATAGCAAGTTTCAGCAGGGTTATTATGGTGGCAATATAGCTTTGACATCTCAAACGGGAAGACACGAGTTAAAGGTTGGTGCAAGCTATCAAAGATGGACGGTTCGCCATTATGGAATTGGTACAGGTGGATTGTTTAGAGCTCTACATTCGCGACCAGATTCAGCAAGGAGCGAGACCGCATTGTATAGATTGCTTGGTGGTTATGTGAACAATTATGGCTTTGATAGATTTGGCAGAAAAATTGATAGTGATATTAGAGATGAAACCGGTCAGCTAAAAGAAGCAGGACCAAGGCATCCGTATTTCTTCTCTGTTTATATTCAGGATAAAATTGAGTTCAGCGATATAATTATAAATGCTGGACTTCGTTACGATTATCTATATCTTGATGCTTGGCGATTGAAAGACCCAAGTGCTCCATCTGCTGACCTTGTAAGTAGAAGATTGCTTGATTTGGAGAAGGGCAAACCAAGGGCGTATTTACAACCGAGGATAGGATTTTCATTCCCTGTGACAGATAGAACAGTTTTCCATCTCCAATATGGTATTTTTGTTCAGCCACCAGCTTTGACATCACTTTACGCTGGTTTGTCATATTACCCGGGGAGCGTTTATCTGCCTTCAATTGAGTTGATCCCCGATCCCCTTGCTTTTGACCCAGACCCAGTTAAGACGACGCAATATGAAATTGGTTTCTCACAGCAATTTACCGACTTTGCTGCGTTTGATATAACTGGATTTTACAAGGATGTAAGAGGTCAGCTTCAGGTTTCAACTGTTCCTATAACAAGTGGACCTTATGCGGGGACAAAGTATGCTATTTATGCAAATGGTGACTTTGAGAATGTTTATGGGCTTGAATTCACTTTGAGATTGAGAAGGGTGGCAAGGGTTCAGGCACAAGTAAATTATACTTTGCAAGATGCTCGCGGGACAAACTCTTTTGCAAATGGAGCTTGGGCAGCTGTTGGAATTACAAGGATAACACCAACATTGACGGTTCCATTGACATACAATCAAACGCACAGAGGATCAATTAACATTGATTATCGCTTTGGAAAGGGTGAAGGCGGACCTTTGCTTGAAAGATTTGGCGTCAATCTTTTGATAACATTTAACAGCGGTCATCCATTTACGCTTGCAACAGGTGGTATAGCTCAGCAAGACGCTGATGATGGTGGGATTTTAAACGATGGCGACCCAAGGAATAGGAAACCACTCGAACCGATAAATTCTTCAAGGACACCTTGGGTTTGGAATGTTGACCTTAGAGTTGATAAAACGATATCAATTGGTCCGGTTAATATGAACTTTTATGTCTATGTCCAGAACTTGTTCAACACGAAGAATGTGATCAATGTGTATTACAGGACTGGCAATGCTTATGATGATGGTTTCTTGACAAACCCAGAGCTTAGTGGGACATTTATTGAACAATTCGGGCAGAAATATATTGAGCTTTACAAGGCGATCAACTTAGAAAATAGACAACATCAATGGAGATTTAATGGAATTCTCCAAGACCTTTTCGGTCCGCCAAGGCAATTAAGAGCGGGTGTTAAAATTGAATTGTAA